In Lactobacillus sp. PV012, one genomic interval encodes:
- the secY gene encoding preprotein translocase subunit SecY: MLSTLKNAFKDKEIRSKIFFTLFILLLYRIGANITVPGVNAKAITKVAQTGLVPMLDTVSGGGLDNYSIFSLGVSPYITAQIVIQLLQMDIVPKLVEWGKQGEVGRRKTNQVTRYLALGIAFVQSIGITLGFNVLTQMGLVKSQTPQTYVEIAIIMTAGTMLLTWLGDQITDKGLGNGVSVIIFAGIIARLPNGLYQLVKDLIINNSPSDRWQGALFFIAIIIAILLVTQFVTWFQQADLRVPIQYTRRAVTSGSESFLPLKVNVSGVIPVIFASSFIVTPATILMAFQRTHGDEEWFKVANQIFSLQTTPGALIYTLLIILFTFFYAFVQVNPEKLSENLQKQGAYIPSVWPGKDTQQYISKILMRLSTVGAIFLGLVALLPQLATNIFGLPSSIGLGGTSLLIVIGVVLELGRQVDGLLMKREYVGFIRED, translated from the coding sequence ATGCTCTCGACCTTGAAGAACGCCTTCAAGGATAAGGAAATAAGAAGTAAAATCTTTTTTACTCTCTTTATCCTATTGCTTTATCGCATTGGAGCTAATATTACAGTTCCAGGTGTAAATGCGAAGGCAATTACAAAGGTAGCTCAAACTGGACTTGTTCCCATGTTAGATACTGTAAGTGGGGGAGGTTTGGATAATTATTCCATTTTCTCTTTAGGGGTCTCTCCTTATATTACAGCTCAAATTGTTATTCAATTATTACAGATGGATATTGTTCCTAAATTAGTTGAATGGGGAAAACAAGGTGAAGTTGGTCGTCGTAAAACCAATCAAGTAACTCGGTATTTAGCCTTAGGAATTGCCTTTGTTCAAAGTATCGGGATTACCTTAGGTTTCAATGTATTGACTCAAATGGGGTTGGTTAAATCTCAAACCCCACAAACATATGTTGAAATTGCCATTATTATGACGGCTGGTACAATGTTATTAACTTGGTTAGGAGATCAAATTACAGATAAAGGTTTGGGTAATGGTGTTTCAGTAATTATTTTTGCTGGTATTATTGCTCGCCTTCCTAACGGGTTGTACCAACTTGTTAAAGATTTGATCATCAATAATAGTCCGAGTGATCGTTGGCAAGGAGCATTGTTCTTCATTGCGATCATTATCGCTATTTTACTTGTAACACAGTTTGTTACATGGTTTCAACAAGCTGACTTACGTGTCCCTATCCAATATACACGTCGAGCAGTAACAAGTGGCTCCGAAAGTTTTCTACCTTTAAAGGTTAATGTATCCGGAGTTATTCCAGTTATTTTTGCGAGTTCTTTTATTGTAACTCCAGCAACTATTTTGATGGCCTTTCAAAGAACTCACGGAGATGAAGAATGGTTTAAAGTTGCTAATCAAATCTTTAGTCTTCAAACTACTCCTGGTGCTTTAATTTATACTTTATTAATTATTTTATTTACTTTCTTTTACGCTTTTGTTCAAGTTAATCCAGAAAAACTTTCAGAGAACTTACAAAAACAAGGAGCTTATATTCCAAGTGTATGGCCAGGAAAAGACACACAACAATATATCTCTAAAATTTTAATGAGATTATCAACTGTTGGAGCAATTTTCTTAGGATTAGTTGCATTACTTCCACAACTAGCTACTAACATTTTTGGCTTACCAAGTTCAATTGGATTAGGTGGTACAAGTCTTTTAATCGTAATTGGGGTTGTGCTAGAATTAGGACGCCAAGTTGATGGATTACTAATGAAACGTGAATATGTTGGATTTATTAGAGAGGATTAG
- a CDS encoding adenylate kinase produces MINLILLGLPGAGKGTASERIVDKYHLAHISTGDMFREAMAKKTPVGLEAKSFIDKGDLVPDEVTAKLVEERLQEDDTKNGFILDGFPRTIAQAELLEKITKKLDKPLTNVIAIDVDEDVLIKRLSARFICKNCGATYNKNSNPPKEEGVCDRCGGHEFYQREDDKPEVVKNRLEVNEKMNTPLRDFYEEKGLLATVNGEQSPEKVFAEIEKILDKN; encoded by the coding sequence ATGATTAATTTAATTCTTTTGGGTTTACCCGGTGCTGGTAAAGGCACGGCTTCTGAACGTATTGTAGATAAATATCATTTGGCTCATATTTCTACAGGAGATATGTTTAGAGAAGCAATGGCTAAAAAAACTCCTGTAGGACTAGAAGCAAAAAGTTTTATTGATAAAGGTGACTTAGTTCCTGATGAAGTTACTGCAAAATTAGTTGAAGAAAGACTTCAAGAAGATGATACAAAAAATGGATTTATTCTTGATGGTTTTCCAAGAACTATTGCTCAAGCAGAACTTTTAGAAAAAATCACTAAAAAGCTTGATAAACCTCTTACTAATGTAATTGCAATTGATGTAGATGAAGACGTCTTGATCAAACGCTTATCTGCACGATTCATTTGTAAGAATTGTGGCGCTACTTATAACAAAAACTCAAATCCTCCTAAAGAAGAGGGAGTTTGTGACCGTTGTGGTGGCCATGAATTTTATCAACGCGAAGATGATAAACCTGAAGTAGTTAAGAATCGTTTAGAAGTTAACGAAAAAATGAACACACCACTTCGTGATTTTTATGAAGAAAAAGGTTTGTTGGCTACTGTGAATGGGGAACAAAGTCCAGAAAAAGTTTTTGCTGAAATTGAAAAAATTTTAGATAAAAATTAG
- the infA gene encoding translation initiation factor IF-1, whose protein sequence is MAKEDVIEVEGKVVDTLPNAMFKVELENGATILAHVSGKIRMHYIRILPGDRVTVELSPYDLTKGRITYRFIK, encoded by the coding sequence TTGGCAAAAGAAGATGTCATTGAAGTAGAAGGTAAAGTAGTAGATACTTTACCTAATGCTATGTTTAAAGTTGAATTAGAAAATGGAGCTACCATTTTGGCACATGTTTCTGGTAAAATCAGAATGCACTATATTCGCATTTTACCAGGAGATCGTGTAACTGTAGAACTTTCTCCATATGATTTAACTAAAGGTAGAATAACATATCGTTTTATTAAGTGA
- the rpmJ gene encoding 50S ribosomal protein L36 — MKVRPSVKPMCEHCKIIKRQGRVMVICSANPKHKQRQG; from the coding sequence ATGAAAGTTAGACCATCTGTTAAACCAATGTGTGAACATTGTAAAATTATCAAGAGACAAGGTCGTGTAATGGTGATTTGCTCTGCAAACCCTAAGCACAAACAACGTCAAGGTTAG
- the rpsM gene encoding 30S ribosomal protein S13: MARIAGVDLPRDKRIVVALTYIYGIGEPTAKKICKEAGISEDLRTNDLTPEDQEKLRSEVDKYRVEGDLRREVSLNIKRLVEIGSYRGMRHRRGLPVRGQNTKNNARTRKGSKKR, from the coding sequence ATGGCACGTATTGCTGGTGTTGACTTACCAAGAGATAAAAGAATTGTAGTTGCATTAACTTACATTTATGGTATTGGTGAACCAACTGCTAAGAAGATCTGTAAAGAAGCTGGAATTTCAGAAGATCTTCGTACAAACGATTTAACTCCAGAAGACCAAGAAAAACTTCGTAGCGAAGTTGATAAGTACCGTGTAGAAGGTGATCTTCGTCGTGAAGTAAGCTTGAATATCAAGCGTTTGGTTGAAATTGGCTCTTATCGTGGTATGCGCCACCGTCGTGGTTTACCGGTTCGTGGTCAAAATACCAAGAACAACGCTCGTACTCGTAAGGGTTCAAAGAAGAGATAA
- the rpsK gene encoding 30S ribosomal protein S11, with protein sequence MAAKKTARKRRVKKHVESGVAHIHSTFNNTLVMITDVQGNAVAWSSAGALGFKGSRKSTPFAAQMAAEAAAKTAMDQGMKHVEVSVKGPGAGREAAIRALQATGLEITAIRDVTPVPHNGSRPPKRRRV encoded by the coding sequence ATGGCTGCAAAGAAAACAGCACGCAAGCGCCGTGTAAAGAAGCATGTCGAAAGCGGAGTAGCTCATATTCACTCTACGTTCAATAATACATTAGTTATGATTACTGATGTACAAGGTAACGCAGTAGCATGGTCTTCTGCTGGTGCTTTAGGATTTAAAGGTAGTAGAAAGTCTACACCTTTCGCAGCACAAATGGCTGCAGAAGCAGCAGCTAAGACCGCAATGGATCAAGGTATGAAACATGTAGAAGTTTCAGTTAAGGGTCCAGGTGCAGGTCGTGAAGCTGCAATTAGAGCATTGCAAGCAACTGGTCTTGAAATCACTGCTATTCGCGATGTTACACCAGTTCCGCACAATGGTTCCAGACCACCAAAACGTCGTCGTGTCTAG
- a CDS encoding DNA-directed RNA polymerase subunit alpha codes for MIEFEKPNITVVDQEEEYGKFVVEPLERGFGTTLGNSLRRVLLTSIPGTALSYIQIDGVLHEFSTIPGVREDVTKIILNLKKLELKSLSDEEKVVEIDVKGPAVVTAADLKVDSDIEVLNPDQYICSIAEGGHLHMNVAIKQGRGYVPASENKTEDMPIGVIPVDSLFSPIKKVNYQVENARVGKRDDFDKLTLEIWTNGSITPNDALSFASKILIEHFKVFMSTELDTKFDEVMVEKEDDQNEKKLEMTIEELDLSVRSYNCLKRAGINTVQELTDKSEADMMRVRNLGRKSLEEVKNKLDDLGLSLREED; via the coding sequence ATGATTGAATTTGAAAAACCAAATATTACCGTAGTAGACCAAGAAGAAGAATACGGTAAGTTTGTTGTCGAACCACTGGAACGCGGTTTCGGGACTACTTTAGGTAACTCACTCCGTCGGGTGTTATTAACCTCTATTCCAGGAACGGCACTTTCTTACATTCAGATTGATGGTGTATTACATGAATTTTCAACTATTCCAGGTGTTAGAGAAGATGTCACTAAAATTATTCTTAATCTGAAGAAACTAGAATTAAAGTCACTCTCAGATGAAGAAAAAGTTGTTGAAATTGATGTAAAAGGCCCTGCAGTAGTTACTGCAGCAGATTTGAAAGTTGATTCTGACATCGAAGTCTTAAATCCGGATCAATACATTTGTAGTATTGCTGAAGGTGGCCATTTGCATATGAACGTTGCGATCAAGCAAGGTCGTGGCTATGTTCCTGCAAGTGAAAACAAGACAGAGGACATGCCTATTGGTGTCATCCCCGTTGATTCACTCTTTTCACCAATTAAGAAAGTAAACTATCAAGTTGAAAATGCTCGAGTTGGAAAAAGAGATGATTTTGACAAATTAACTTTAGAAATTTGGACTAATGGTTCAATTACACCTAATGATGCTTTAAGTTTTGCATCAAAGATTTTAATTGAACATTTCAAGGTTTTCATGTCTACTGAATTAGATACAAAATTTGATGAGGTAATGGTGGAAAAAGAAGACGACCAAAATGAAAAGAAACTTGAAATGACGATTGAAGAATTAGATTTATCTGTTCGTTCTTATAATTGTCTTAAGCGAGCAGGCATTAATACAGTTCAAGAATTAACTGATAAATCTGAAGCTGATATGATGCGGGTAAGAAACTTAGGAAGAAAGTCATTAGAAGAAGTAAAGAATAAACTTGATGATCTTGGTCTATCTCTTCGAGAAGAAGACTAA
- the rplQ gene encoding 50S ribosomal protein L17, with translation MAYRKLGRDSAHRKAMLREMTTQLIMNERIVTTEARGKEIRKTTEKMITLGKRGDLNARRKAATFVRNEIADIHEDGDSVVVKSALQKLFSDIAPRYKDRNGGYTRMYKLANPRKGDAAPMVIIELV, from the coding sequence ATGGCATACCGTAAATTAGGTCGCGATAGCGCTCACAGAAAAGCAATGCTTAGAGAAATGACTACTCAACTTATCATGAACGAACGCATTGTTACTACTGAAGCCCGTGGTAAAGAAATTCGCAAGACTACTGAAAAAATGATTACCTTGGGTAAACGCGGTGACTTAAATGCTAGAAGAAAAGCTGCTACTTTTGTACGTAATGAAATTGCTGATATTCATGAAGACGGTGATTCAGTAGTAGTTAAGTCTGCATTACAAAAATTATTTAGTGATATTGCACCACGTTACAAGGATCGTAATGGTGGATACACTAGAATGTACAAACTTGCTAACCCACGTAAAGGTGATGCAGCACCTATGGTTATTATTGAATTAGTTTAA
- a CDS encoding energy-coupling factor transporter ATPase — MKDIIDVKHLSYTYADMQTPALSDISFSIQEKSWVSIVGHNGSGKSTLSKLLDGILEVDFKKNRILIDNILLDETTLPQIRDKIGIVFQNPDNQFVGATVQDDIAFGLENRDISYEKMHQIVPIVLEEVNMLKYKEKEPQNLSGGQKQRVAIAGILAIQPKIIILDEATSMLDPEGRKEILKVIKRLQKKFGLTVLSITHDIDEVMSSDEVLVLNEGNLMGKFLPDELFENEELVVKAGLVPPFLYQLRKEFEKKGIDIPRNLKTEKEVVEFLWQLNLKK; from the coding sequence ATGAAAGATATTATTGATGTAAAGCATTTATCTTACACTTATGCTGATATGCAAACACCAGCCCTTTCTGATATTTCTTTTTCTATTCAAGAAAAAAGTTGGGTCTCCATAGTCGGTCATAATGGTAGTGGTAAATCAACACTTTCAAAATTATTAGATGGAATTCTAGAAGTCGATTTTAAAAAAAATCGCATACTTATTGACAATATTTTATTAGATGAAACTACACTTCCTCAAATTAGAGATAAAATTGGAATCGTTTTTCAGAACCCTGATAATCAGTTTGTTGGTGCAACTGTACAAGATGATATTGCCTTTGGGTTAGAGAATAGAGATATTTCTTATGAAAAAATGCATCAAATTGTGCCCATAGTTCTTGAAGAAGTAAATATGTTGAAATATAAAGAAAAAGAGCCTCAAAATTTATCAGGAGGTCAAAAGCAAAGAGTAGCAATAGCAGGAATTTTAGCTATTCAACCGAAGATCATCATTTTAGATGAGGCAACTAGTATGTTAGATCCAGAGGGCCGTAAGGAAATTTTAAAGGTAATAAAAAGGCTTCAAAAAAAGTTTGGATTAACAGTGTTGTCGATTACGCATGATATTGATGAAGTAATGTCATCAGATGAAGTTCTTGTATTAAATGAGGGAAATTTAATGGGAAAGTTTTTACCAGATGAACTTTTTGAAAATGAAGAATTAGTAGTAAAAGCTGGTTTAGTTCCCCCTTTTTTATATCAATTAAGAAAAGAATTTGAAAAAAAAGGAATAGATATTCCAAGAAATTTAAAAACTGAAAAAGAGGTAGTAGAGTTTTTGTGGCAATTAAATTTGAAAAAGTAA
- a CDS encoding energy-coupling factor transporter ATPase — translation MAIKFEKVSFTYNVGTPFEYPALKEINFEIKDNSFVALVGHTGSGKSTLMQLFNGLLKPTVGKVEIDNFSLDTHTPNKDLKPLRKKVGLVFQLPENQLFEENILKEVMFGPLNFGFSRQEAEESAKLWLKKVGIASEFYHRSPFDLSGGQKRRVAIASVMASKPDILCLDEPAAGLDPEGKKELYKLLEQYHQQGHTIVVVTHDMEDIVDYAEEMLVLEEGKLIAQDKTDKLFNQSNWLKKHHLLEPKIYGFKQLLSQKGFSIKEGKITLTSLVEDVIDEINRREPKQ, via the coding sequence GTGGCAATTAAATTTGAAAAAGTAAGTTTTACTTATAATGTGGGGACACCCTTTGAATATCCTGCTTTAAAAGAAATTAATTTTGAAATTAAAGATAATAGTTTTGTAGCACTAGTGGGTCACACTGGTAGTGGGAAATCAACTTTAATGCAACTGTTTAATGGACTTTTAAAGCCGACTGTAGGGAAAGTAGAGATAGACAATTTTTCATTAGACACTCACACACCTAATAAAGATCTAAAACCTTTGCGAAAAAAGGTAGGGCTTGTTTTTCAGCTTCCAGAAAACCAGCTATTTGAAGAAAATATTTTGAAAGAAGTAATGTTTGGTCCTTTAAATTTTGGCTTTTCACGCCAAGAAGCTGAAGAAAGTGCAAAGCTTTGGTTAAAAAAAGTAGGAATAGCTTCCGAGTTTTATCATCGTTCTCCTTTTGATTTGTCAGGAGGGCAAAAAAGGCGAGTAGCTATTGCTAGTGTAATGGCTTCTAAGCCAGATATTTTGTGTCTTGATGAGCCAGCTGCAGGACTAGATCCAGAAGGAAAAAAGGAACTATATAAGCTCTTAGAGCAGTATCATCAACAAGGACATACAATTGTTGTGGTTACCCACGATATGGAAGATATTGTAGATTACGCTGAAGAAATGTTAGTCCTTGAAGAAGGAAAACTTATTGCTCAAGATAAAACTGATAAATTATTTAATCAAAGTAATTGGTTAAAAAAGCATCACCTTTTAGAACCTAAAATCTATGGATTTAAGCAGCTTTTATCACAAAAAGGCTTTTCCATTAAAGAAGGTAAAATCACCCTTACAAGCCTTGTAGAAGATGTTATAGATGAAATCAATAGGAGGGAACCAAAGCAATGA
- a CDS encoding energy-coupling factor transporter transmembrane component T family protein, with the protein MSKIIIGRYIPGDSIVYRMDPRSKIIGTFLFVFLMFLANNWLTYGILILFTLVAIWATKLKPKIFWDGIKPVIWLIFFTSLLQMFFTSGGRIYWSWYFLKITQVGIENAVYLFLRFVMIICISTVLTLTTSSLQIADALQWIMKPLKIFKVPVEQLSLVMAIALRFVPTLMDQTVKIMNAQRARGIDFSSGSLLKRIKNIIPILIPLFITSMTVALDLATAMEARGYQEGKPRSHYRVLSWTKADGIILGYFLLLSIGLIIFRTK; encoded by the coding sequence ATGAGCAAAATAATTATTGGTCGTTATATACCTGGTGACTCAATTGTTTATCGAATGGATCCCCGTAGTAAAATTATTGGAACTTTTTTATTTGTTTTTTTAATGTTTTTAGCCAATAATTGGTTAACTTATGGAATATTGATTTTATTTACTTTAGTAGCTATTTGGGCGACTAAATTAAAACCAAAAATATTTTGGGATGGAATAAAGCCAGTAATTTGGTTAATATTCTTTACCTCCCTTTTACAAATGTTTTTTACAAGTGGAGGACGCATTTACTGGAGCTGGTACTTTTTAAAAATTACACAAGTTGGGATTGAAAATGCGGTATATTTATTTTTACGTTTTGTAATGATTATCTGCATTTCAACTGTGTTAACCTTAACCACCTCATCTCTTCAAATTGCAGATGCACTTCAGTGGATAATGAAACCACTAAAAATTTTCAAGGTGCCAGTAGAGCAGTTGTCTTTAGTCATGGCAATTGCCCTCCGCTTTGTGCCAACTTTAATGGATCAAACAGTTAAAATTATGAATGCTCAACGGGCACGTGGAATTGATTTTAGTAGTGGCAGTTTATTAAAAAGAATAAAAAACATTATCCCTATTTTAATTCCACTTTTTATTACTTCGATGACTGTAGCTTTAGATTTAGCCACCGCAATGGAGGCGCGGGGTTATCAAGAAGGAAAGCCCCGCTCTCACTATAGAGTATTGAGCTGGACAAAAGCTGATGGAATAATTTTAGGATATTTCCTTTTATTAAGTATTGGATTGATAATATTTAGGACAAAATAA
- the truA gene encoding tRNA pseudouridine(38-40) synthase TruA, giving the protein MMTRYKMTMAYDGHLFHGFQIQPNQRTVQGAIEEALKKINKGQRIIVHGSGRTDAGVHAKGQVIHFDYLGNPIPANKMLLALNSLMPTDTVFYESEIVDKNFHVQYSTKGKWYRYVVDQHHFVDPFNRFYTGHYPYSVDIKLMQQAALDLLGEHDFTSFAASGGQIKDKVRKIYYINIIEKPKEKKIIFDFIGNGFLYNMVRILVATLLEIGSKKRPVDDIPRVLAAKDRQEVRATAPASGLYLKHVFYEEIPKKYRLDLKNN; this is encoded by the coding sequence ATAATGACGCGTTATAAAATGACAATGGCCTATGATGGTCATTTATTTCATGGATTTCAAATACAACCCAACCAAAGAACTGTCCAAGGAGCAATTGAAGAAGCCTTGAAAAAAATTAACAAGGGCCAGAGAATTATTGTGCATGGCTCTGGACGAACAGATGCAGGAGTACATGCAAAAGGGCAAGTAATTCATTTTGATTATCTAGGTAATCCCATTCCTGCTAATAAAATGCTGTTGGCTTTGAATTCTTTGATGCCAACAGATACAGTTTTTTATGAAAGTGAAATTGTAGATAAAAATTTCCATGTACAATATTCAACTAAAGGAAAATGGTATCGCTATGTAGTCGATCAGCATCATTTTGTGGATCCCTTTAATCGCTTTTACACGGGTCACTATCCCTACAGCGTAGATATAAAATTAATGCAACAAGCAGCTTTGGACTTGCTAGGAGAACATGATTTTACAAGTTTTGCTGCAAGTGGTGGCCAAATTAAGGATAAAGTTAGAAAAATTTATTATATAAATATCATTGAAAAACCAAAAGAGAAAAAAATAATTTTTGATTTCATTGGTAATGGTTTCTTGTATAATATGGTAAGGATCTTGGTTGCAACTTTATTAGAAATTGGAAGTAAAAAACGTCCAGTTGATGATATTCCACGAGTACTTGCAGCTAAAGATCGTCAAGAAGTTCGAGCAACGGCGCCAGCGAGTGGATTGTATTTAAAACATGTATTTTATGAAGAAATCCCTAAAAAATATCGATTAGATTTGAAAAATAATTGA
- the rplM gene encoding 50S ribosomal protein L13, translating to MRTTPLAKTSDIKRKWYVIDANGIALGRVSTAVASILRGKNKPQYTPNVDTGDYVIVINADKIKLTGKKATDKIYYHHSDYRGGLKATPAGELLAKNPVRLVEQSVKGMLPKNTLGHQQFMKLHVYAGEDHKHAAQQPVQLDINELI from the coding sequence TTGCGTACTACCCCATTAGCTAAAACTAGTGATATTAAACGTAAGTGGTATGTTATTGATGCCAATGGTATTGCACTTGGACGTGTATCAACTGCAGTAGCATCAATTTTAAGAGGTAAGAATAAGCCTCAATATACACCTAATGTAGATACTGGTGATTATGTTATCGTTATCAATGCCGATAAGATCAAATTAACTGGTAAAAAGGCAACTGATAAGATCTACTACCACCACTCAGATTACCGTGGTGGTTTAAAGGCTACTCCTGCCGGTGAATTATTAGCAAAGAACCCAGTAAGATTAGTTGAACAATCTGTAAAGGGTATGTTGCCTAAGAATACGCTTGGTCATCAACAATTCATGAAATTACATGTTTACGCAGGTGAAGATCACAAGCATGCAGCACAACAACCTGTACAATTAGATATCAACGAATTAATCTAG
- the rpsI gene encoding 30S ribosomal protein S9, with translation MAQQAAYAGTGRRKDSVARVRLVPGNGKITINKEDVTKYIPYPNLVKDMKQPLDITETEGQYDILVNVNGGGFSGQAGAIRLGIARALLEVDPDFRGPLKKAGMLTRDPRMKERKKPGLKKARKASQFSKR, from the coding sequence ATGGCACAACAAGCAGCTTACGCTGGAACTGGTCGCCGCAAAGATTCTGTTGCGCGCGTTCGTTTAGTACCAGGTAATGGTAAGATTACCATTAATAAAGAAGACGTAACTAAATACATTCCATACCCTAACTTGGTTAAGGATATGAAACAACCATTAGACATTACTGAAACTGAAGGTCAATATGACATTTTAGTTAATGTTAACGGTGGTGGTTTCTCAGGCCAAGCTGGTGCAATTCGTCTTGGTATTGCACGTGCACTTTTAGAAGTTGACCCAGATTTCCGTGGTCCGCTTAAGAAGGCTGGTATGTTAACTCGTGACCCAAGAATGAAGGAAAGAAAGAAGCCAGGTTTGAAGAAAGCCCGCAAAGCTTCACAATTCTCAAAACGTTAA
- a CDS encoding DJ-1 family glyoxalase III: protein MVKVAVVFADGAEEIEGLTSVDVLRRLNVECDMVGLDKKAITGGHNIPLECSKVVDDSLLDYDMVVFPGGLKGAENLRDSATLKDLMLKRHQLGKWNAAMCAAPIAFSRYGLLTDTNYTCYPGFETEISQESPSSHFSTDITVTDQEQKIITSRGPATALAFAYQIAETLGIDTAGLQEGMLYDYLKENIDK from the coding sequence ATGGTAAAAGTAGCTGTAGTTTTTGCAGATGGAGCAGAAGAAATCGAAGGATTAACTAGTGTCGATGTTTTACGCCGCCTTAATGTAGAATGTGATATGGTCGGGCTTGATAAAAAAGCTATTACTGGTGGGCATAATATTCCTTTAGAATGCAGCAAAGTTGTCGATGACAGTTTATTAGACTACGACATGGTAGTTTTCCCTGGGGGACTTAAAGGAGCCGAGAATTTACGCGATAGTGCTACTTTGAAAGATTTGATGCTTAAACGTCATCAATTAGGTAAATGGAATGCAGCGATGTGTGCGGCTCCAATTGCCTTTTCAAGATATGGTTTATTAACTGATACTAACTATACCTGTTATCCAGGATTTGAAACTGAAATTTCACAAGAAAGTCCAAGTAGTCACTTTTCCACTGATATTACAGTCACAGATCAAGAGCAAAAAATTATCACCAGTCGTGGCCCAGCCACTGCTTTAGCTTTTGCTTATCAAATTGCAGAAACTTTAGGAATCGATACAGCCGGGCTACAAGAGGGTATGCTCTATGATTATTTAAAAGAAAATATTGATAAATAA
- a CDS encoding histidine phosphatase family protein, with product MATEVYLVRHGETMFNQLNKVQGWADSPLTVKGINDLKVTARHLSQVHFDKMYSSDLKRAIDTVHLIAGENKVSKIGKIKKLPAFREVFFGSFEGDDINETWEKIAIAGGMGPETDIDKIIATLGMKKFRQATKEADPRHLAENEQELEERMQQAIKQLGEETKDLGRVLIVSHGDFIKTLGTKYWINYNDKNKIEFPANGSVSRGILHDNDRFEIVDYNVKSSDLVNL from the coding sequence ATGGCTACTGAGGTATATTTAGTTCGTCATGGTGAAACAATGTTCAATCAGCTAAATAAGGTACAAGGTTGGGCAGATTCACCGTTAACGGTTAAAGGAATTAATGATTTAAAAGTAACTGCGCGGCATCTATCACAAGTTCACTTTGATAAAATGTATAGTTCGGATTTAAAAAGAGCAATTGATACAGTTCATTTAATTGCTGGAGAAAATAAAGTATCAAAGATTGGAAAAATCAAAAAGTTACCAGCATTTAGAGAAGTATTTTTTGGCTCCTTTGAAGGTGACGATATTAATGAAACCTGGGAGAAAATTGCCATTGCTGGAGGAATGGGACCTGAAACAGATATCGATAAAATTATCGCTACTTTAGGGATGAAAAAATTTAGACAGGCCACTAAAGAAGCTGACCCACGTCATTTAGCAGAAAATGAGCAAGAATTAGAAGAAAGAATGCAGCAAGCAATAAAGCAGTTGGGTGAAGAAACTAAAGATCTAGGGCGAGTTTTAATTGTATCGCATGGAGATTTTATTAAAACTTTGGGAACCAAATACTGGATTAATTATAATGACAAAAATAAAATTGAATTTCCAGCAAATGGCAGTGTTTCGCGTGGGATTTTACATGATAATGACCGTTTTGAAATTGTGGATTATAATGTAAAGAGTAGTGATTTAGTTAATCTATAA